In Fundulus heteroclitus isolate FHET01 unplaced genomic scaffold, MU-UCD_Fhet_4.1 scaffold_81, whole genome shotgun sequence, a genomic segment contains:
- the fbxw2 gene encoding F-box/WD repeat-containing protein 2 isoform X3 — protein MMQLQDQEAFETSSLIGHSARVYALYYKDGLLCTGSDDLSAKLWDVRTGQCIYGIQTHTCATVKFDEQKLVTGSFDNTIACWEWSTGAKIQQFRGHTGAVFSVDYNDELDVLVSGSADFTVKIWSLSAGACLNTLTGHTEWVTKVILQKSEVESMVHSPGDYILLSADKYEIKVWPLGREINCKCLKTLSVSEDRSISLQPRLQFDGRYIVCSSDLGVYQWDFASFEILRVIKMEDPANLSLLGFGEVFALLFDNHFLYVMDLRTEAISGRWPLPAYRKSKRGSSFLAGVTSWLNGLDGGNDSGLVFATSMPDHSIHLVLWKENG, from the exons ATGATGCAGCTGCAGGACCAGGAGGCCTTTGAGACGTCATCACTGATTGGCCACAGCGCCCGAGTCTACGCCCTGTACTACAAGGATGGCCTACTCTGCACAG GGTCTGACGACctttctgccaaattatgggaCGTGCGAACTGGACAGTGCATTTATGGAATTCAGACACACACATGTGCCACGGTGAAATTTGATGAACAGAAGCTAGTGACTGGGTCCTTTGATAATACTATTGCATGCTGGGAATGGAGCACAGGGGCTAAAATCCAGCAGTTCAGAGGCCACACAGGAGCAg TCTTCAGCGTGGACTACAACGATGAACTGGATGTGCTGGTCAGTGGTTCTGCAGACTTTACAGTAAAGATCTGGTCTCTGTCCGCTGGCGCCTGTCTCAACACTCTCACCGGACACACCGAGTGGGTCACTAAG GTGATATTGCAGAAGAGTGAGGTAGAATCGATGGTGCACAGTCCTGGTGATTACATCCTGTTAAGTGCTGATAAGTATGAAATCAAG GTTTGGCCTTTAGGCAGAGAAATCAACTGTAAGTGTTTGAAGACGCTGTCGGTGTCAGAGGACCGCAGCATCAGCCTTCAGCCTCGCCTGCAGTTTGACGGCCGTTACATCGTCTGCAGCTCTGACCTCGGTGTTTATCAGTGGGACTTTGCCAGTTTTGAAATTCTCAG AGTGATAAAAATGGAGGACCCAGCCAACCTGTCCCTGCTGGGCTTCGGAGAGGTGTTTGCGCTCCTTTTTGATAACCACTTCCTGTATGTCATGGACTTGAGGACAGAGGCTATCTCAGGCCGCTGGCCTCTACCAGCCTACAGAAAATCAAAACGAGGATCCAGCTTCCTGGCAGGTGTGACCTCCTGGTTAAATGGCCTGGATGGGGGCAATGACTCAGGACTGGTATTTGCCACCAGCATGCCCGACCATAGCATTCACTTGGTTCTATGGAAGGAAAACGGGTAG
- the wdr45 gene encoding WD repeat domain phosphoinositide-interacting protein 4 isoform X2: protein MAQQRGVNSLQFNQDQSCFCCAMETGVKIYNVEPLMEKGHLDHEQVGSVALCSMLHRSNLLALVGGGVNPKFSEISVLIWDDAQESRDPKDKLVLEFTFTKPVLAVRMRHDKIIIVLKNKIFVYSFPDNPVKLFEFDTRDNPKGICDLCPSLEKQLLVFPGHKCGSLQLVDLSNTKPGTSSAPFTINAHQSEIACVALNQPGSVAASASRKGTLIRLFDTTTRDKLVELRRGTDPATLYCINFSHDSSFLCASSDKGTVHIFALKDTKLNRRSALARVGKVGPVIGQYVDSQWSLASFTVPAECACICAFGKNTSKNVNSVIAICVDGTFHKYVFTPDGNCNREAFDVYLDICDDDDF from the exons ATGGCTCAACAGAGAGGAGTCAACAGCCTGCAGTTCAACCAGGACCAGA GTTGTTTCTGCTGTGCGATGGAGACGGGGGTCAAAATCTACAACGTGGAGCCGCTAATGGAGAAGGGCCACCTTG ACCATGAGCAGGTAGGCAGTGTGGCCCTGTGCTCCATGCTGCATCGCTCCAACCTGCTGGCCTTGGTTGGTGGTGGAGTCAATCCGAAATTCTCCGAAATATCCG TTCTGATCTGGGATGACGCTCAAGAGTCCCGAGACCCTAAAGACAAGCTGGTGCTGGAGTTCACCTTCACCAAACCCGTTCTAGCGGTGCGCATGAGGCATGACAA GATCATCATCGTGTTGAAGAACAAGATCTTCGTGTACAGTTTCCCAGACAACCCTGTCAAGCTTTTTGAATTTGACACCAGAGACAACCCCAAAG GTATTTGTGATCTATGTCCCAGTCTGGAGAAACAGCTGCTAGTATTTCCCGGTCACAAATGCGGCAGCTTGCAGCTCGTC GACCTGTCCAACACCAAACCGGGCACATCGTCTGCACCGTTTACCATCAACGCCCACCAGAGCGAGATCGCCTGCGTGGCGCTGAACCAGCCAGGCAGCGTCGCGGCTTCGGCTTCCCGCAAAGGCACCCTCATCCGGCTATTTGACACCACGACCAGAGACAAACTGGTGGAGCTGCGCAGAGGGACGGACCCGGCCACCCTCTACTG catcaACTTCAGCCACGACTCGTCCTTCCTGTGCGCCTCCAGCGACAAGGGCACCGTCCACATCTTTGCTCTGAAGGACACCAAACTCAACCGACGCTCAGC cctagCACGTGTTGGGAAGGTTGGACCTGTGATTGGCCAGTATGTGGACAGCCAGTGGTCCCTAGCCAGCTTTACGGTGCCTGCAGAGTGTGCCTGCATCTGTGCTTTTGGAAAGAACACGTCCAAGAACGTGAACTCAGTCATTG CCATCTGTGTAGACGGGACCTTCCACAAGTACGTGTTCACACCGGATGGAAACTGCAACCGAGAGGCCTTCGACGTATATCTGGACATTTGTGACGATGATGATTTCTGA
- the fbxw2 gene encoding F-box/WD repeat-containing protein 2 isoform X2, producing the protein MDKTAFEGWLESVSATFLSLNDQQRNQCLDQLISLSGAVQLRHLSNGLETLLKRDFLRLLPLELAFYLLQWLDPQTLLTCCLVCKQWNKVISSCTEVWQSVCRELGWRIDESIQDATHWKGVYLKAKRRMMQLQDQEAFETSSLIGHSARVYALYYKDGLLCTGSDDLSAKLWDVRTGQCIYGIQTHTCATVKFDEQKLVTGSFDNTIACWEWSTGAKIQQFRGHTGAVFSVDYNDELDVLVSGSADFTVKIWSLSAGACLNTLTGHTEWVTKVILQKSEVESMVHSPGDYILLSADKYEIKVWPLGREINCKCLKTLSVSEDRSISLQPRLQFDGRYIVCSSDLGVYQWDFASFEILRVIKMEDPANLSLLGFGEVFALLFDNHFLYVMDLRTEAISGRWPLPAYRKSKRGSSFLAGVTSWLNGLDGGNDSGLVFATSMPDHSIHLVLWKENG; encoded by the exons ATGGACAAAACGGCCTTTGAGGGGTGGCTGGAGTCGGTCTCTGCCACTTTCCTTTCCCTTAATGACCAGCAGCGGAACCAGTGTCTGGATCAGCTCATTTCTCTGAGCGGCGCCGTCCAGCTCCGTCACCTGTCTAATGGCCTGGAGACGCTGCTGAAACGAGATTTCCTGCGCCTGCTTCCTCTCGAGCTGGCCTTCTACCTTCTGCAGTGGCTGGATCCGCAGACCCTGCTCACCTGCTGCTTGGTCTGCAAGCAGTGGAATAAG GTGATAAGCTCGTGCACAGAGGTGTGGCAGAGTGTGTGTCGGGAACTAGGCTGGCGGATCGATGAATCCATTCAGGATGCAACTCACTGGAAGGGCGTCTACTTAAAGGCTAAGCGGCGTATGATGCAGCTGCAGGACCAGGAGGCCTTTGAGACGTCATCACTGATTGGCCACAGCGCCCGAGTCTACGCCCTGTACTACAAGGATGGCCTACTCTGCACAG GGTCTGACGACctttctgccaaattatgggaCGTGCGAACTGGACAGTGCATTTATGGAATTCAGACACACACATGTGCCACGGTGAAATTTGATGAACAGAAGCTAGTGACTGGGTCCTTTGATAATACTATTGCATGCTGGGAATGGAGCACAGGGGCTAAAATCCAGCAGTTCAGAGGCCACACAGGAGCAg TCTTCAGCGTGGACTACAACGATGAACTGGATGTGCTGGTCAGTGGTTCTGCAGACTTTACAGTAAAGATCTGGTCTCTGTCCGCTGGCGCCTGTCTCAACACTCTCACCGGACACACCGAGTGGGTCACTAAG GTGATATTGCAGAAGAGTGAGGTAGAATCGATGGTGCACAGTCCTGGTGATTACATCCTGTTAAGTGCTGATAAGTATGAAATCAAG GTTTGGCCTTTAGGCAGAGAAATCAACTGTAAGTGTTTGAAGACGCTGTCGGTGTCAGAGGACCGCAGCATCAGCCTTCAGCCTCGCCTGCAGTTTGACGGCCGTTACATCGTCTGCAGCTCTGACCTCGGTGTTTATCAGTGGGACTTTGCCAGTTTTGAAATTCTCAG AGTGATAAAAATGGAGGACCCAGCCAACCTGTCCCTGCTGGGCTTCGGAGAGGTGTTTGCGCTCCTTTTTGATAACCACTTCCTGTATGTCATGGACTTGAGGACAGAGGCTATCTCAGGCCGCTGGCCTCTACCAGCCTACAGAAAATCAAAACGAGGATCCAGCTTCCTGGCAGGTGTGACCTCCTGGTTAAATGGCCTGGATGGGGGCAATGACTCAGGACTGGTATTTGCCACCAGCATGCCCGACCATAGCATTCACTTGGTTCTATGGAAGGAAAACGGGTAG
- the wdr45 gene encoding WD repeat domain phosphoinositide-interacting protein 4 isoform X1 yields the protein MAQQRGVNSLQFNQDQSCFCCAMETGVKIYNVEPLMEKGHLDHEQVGSVALCSMLHRSNLLALVGGGVNPKFSEISVLIWDDAQESRDPKDKLVLEFTFTKPVLAVRMRHDKIIIVLKNKIFVYSFPDNPVKLFEFDTRDNPKGDHSSLPLYTHSSYWVIFYNSDLLLAGICDLCPSLEKQLLVFPGHKCGSLQLVDLSNTKPGTSSAPFTINAHQSEIACVALNQPGSVAASASRKGTLIRLFDTTTRDKLVELRRGTDPATLYCINFSHDSSFLCASSDKGTVHIFALKDTKLNRRSALARVGKVGPVIGQYVDSQWSLASFTVPAECACICAFGKNTSKNVNSVIAICVDGTFHKYVFTPDGNCNREAFDVYLDICDDDDF from the exons ATGGCTCAACAGAGAGGAGTCAACAGCCTGCAGTTCAACCAGGACCAGA GTTGTTTCTGCTGTGCGATGGAGACGGGGGTCAAAATCTACAACGTGGAGCCGCTAATGGAGAAGGGCCACCTTG ACCATGAGCAGGTAGGCAGTGTGGCCCTGTGCTCCATGCTGCATCGCTCCAACCTGCTGGCCTTGGTTGGTGGTGGAGTCAATCCGAAATTCTCCGAAATATCCG TTCTGATCTGGGATGACGCTCAAGAGTCCCGAGACCCTAAAGACAAGCTGGTGCTGGAGTTCACCTTCACCAAACCCGTTCTAGCGGTGCGCATGAGGCATGACAA GATCATCATCGTGTTGAAGAACAAGATCTTCGTGTACAGTTTCCCAGACAACCCTGTCAAGCTTTTTGAATTTGACACCAGAGACAACCCCAAAGGTGACCACTCCAGTCTTCCTCTGTACACTCATTCCTCATATTGGGTTATTTTCTACAACAGTGATCTCCTCCTTGCAGGTATTTGTGATCTATGTCCCAGTCTGGAGAAACAGCTGCTAGTATTTCCCGGTCACAAATGCGGCAGCTTGCAGCTCGTC GACCTGTCCAACACCAAACCGGGCACATCGTCTGCACCGTTTACCATCAACGCCCACCAGAGCGAGATCGCCTGCGTGGCGCTGAACCAGCCAGGCAGCGTCGCGGCTTCGGCTTCCCGCAAAGGCACCCTCATCCGGCTATTTGACACCACGACCAGAGACAAACTGGTGGAGCTGCGCAGAGGGACGGACCCGGCCACCCTCTACTG catcaACTTCAGCCACGACTCGTCCTTCCTGTGCGCCTCCAGCGACAAGGGCACCGTCCACATCTTTGCTCTGAAGGACACCAAACTCAACCGACGCTCAGC cctagCACGTGTTGGGAAGGTTGGACCTGTGATTGGCCAGTATGTGGACAGCCAGTGGTCCCTAGCCAGCTTTACGGTGCCTGCAGAGTGTGCCTGCATCTGTGCTTTTGGAAAGAACACGTCCAAGAACGTGAACTCAGTCATTG CCATCTGTGTAGACGGGACCTTCCACAAGTACGTGTTCACACCGGATGGAAACTGCAACCGAGAGGCCTTCGACGTATATCTGGACATTTGTGACGATGATGATTTCTGA
- the fbxw2 gene encoding F-box/WD repeat-containing protein 2 isoform X1, with translation MTLVGKGVAGHVPMDKTAFEGWLESVSATFLSLNDQQRNQCLDQLISLSGAVQLRHLSNGLETLLKRDFLRLLPLELAFYLLQWLDPQTLLTCCLVCKQWNKVISSCTEVWQSVCRELGWRIDESIQDATHWKGVYLKAKRRMMQLQDQEAFETSSLIGHSARVYALYYKDGLLCTGSDDLSAKLWDVRTGQCIYGIQTHTCATVKFDEQKLVTGSFDNTIACWEWSTGAKIQQFRGHTGAVFSVDYNDELDVLVSGSADFTVKIWSLSAGACLNTLTGHTEWVTKVILQKSEVESMVHSPGDYILLSADKYEIKVWPLGREINCKCLKTLSVSEDRSISLQPRLQFDGRYIVCSSDLGVYQWDFASFEILRVIKMEDPANLSLLGFGEVFALLFDNHFLYVMDLRTEAISGRWPLPAYRKSKRGSSFLAGVTSWLNGLDGGNDSGLVFATSMPDHSIHLVLWKENG, from the exons ATGACACTCGTTGGAAAAG GTGTTGCTGGTCATGTGCCCATGGACAAAACGGCCTTTGAGGGGTGGCTGGAGTCGGTCTCTGCCACTTTCCTTTCCCTTAATGACCAGCAGCGGAACCAGTGTCTGGATCAGCTCATTTCTCTGAGCGGCGCCGTCCAGCTCCGTCACCTGTCTAATGGCCTGGAGACGCTGCTGAAACGAGATTTCCTGCGCCTGCTTCCTCTCGAGCTGGCCTTCTACCTTCTGCAGTGGCTGGATCCGCAGACCCTGCTCACCTGCTGCTTGGTCTGCAAGCAGTGGAATAAG GTGATAAGCTCGTGCACAGAGGTGTGGCAGAGTGTGTGTCGGGAACTAGGCTGGCGGATCGATGAATCCATTCAGGATGCAACTCACTGGAAGGGCGTCTACTTAAAGGCTAAGCGGCGTATGATGCAGCTGCAGGACCAGGAGGCCTTTGAGACGTCATCACTGATTGGCCACAGCGCCCGAGTCTACGCCCTGTACTACAAGGATGGCCTACTCTGCACAG GGTCTGACGACctttctgccaaattatgggaCGTGCGAACTGGACAGTGCATTTATGGAATTCAGACACACACATGTGCCACGGTGAAATTTGATGAACAGAAGCTAGTGACTGGGTCCTTTGATAATACTATTGCATGCTGGGAATGGAGCACAGGGGCTAAAATCCAGCAGTTCAGAGGCCACACAGGAGCAg TCTTCAGCGTGGACTACAACGATGAACTGGATGTGCTGGTCAGTGGTTCTGCAGACTTTACAGTAAAGATCTGGTCTCTGTCCGCTGGCGCCTGTCTCAACACTCTCACCGGACACACCGAGTGGGTCACTAAG GTGATATTGCAGAAGAGTGAGGTAGAATCGATGGTGCACAGTCCTGGTGATTACATCCTGTTAAGTGCTGATAAGTATGAAATCAAG GTTTGGCCTTTAGGCAGAGAAATCAACTGTAAGTGTTTGAAGACGCTGTCGGTGTCAGAGGACCGCAGCATCAGCCTTCAGCCTCGCCTGCAGTTTGACGGCCGTTACATCGTCTGCAGCTCTGACCTCGGTGTTTATCAGTGGGACTTTGCCAGTTTTGAAATTCTCAG AGTGATAAAAATGGAGGACCCAGCCAACCTGTCCCTGCTGGGCTTCGGAGAGGTGTTTGCGCTCCTTTTTGATAACCACTTCCTGTATGTCATGGACTTGAGGACAGAGGCTATCTCAGGCCGCTGGCCTCTACCAGCCTACAGAAAATCAAAACGAGGATCCAGCTTCCTGGCAGGTGTGACCTCCTGGTTAAATGGCCTGGATGGGGGCAATGACTCAGGACTGGTATTTGCCACCAGCATGCCCGACCATAGCATTCACTTGGTTCTATGGAAGGAAAACGGGTAG